The segment AGCCATGGCCGAACTGGAACGGCTGGGGCCGGCGCGCATTGCCGAATTCGATCCTGCGCTGTTCAGGCCGATTCGGCTGGTCTCGCTCAGCAAGCCCGTTTCTTAGCAAAGCGGGGAGCGCCCGAAATCCGCCGCCGAGGCGCTTTCGCGCAATCTACTTGTGGAATCGTTCAACATGCCCTACGACTTCTCGAACAAGATCGCCCTCATCACCGGCAGCGGTCGCGGCATCGGCAAGGCCACGGCGCTGCACTTCGCCCGCCTGGGCGCCGACATCGTGGTGAACTACCTGCGCAAGCAAAGCGCGGCCGAGGAGACGGCGCGCGAGATCGAAGCGCTGGGCCGACGCGCGCTGGTCATCAAGGCCGATGTGGGAGACCCCGACGACCTCGAGCGCTTGTTCGACCAGATCGAGCGGGAATGGGGTGGGATTGACTTCCTCATCAACAATGCTGCATCGGGATACATCCGGCCGATTGCCGAGCAGAAGGTGAAAGGCTGGGACTGGACGATGAACATCAACGCGCGGGCAGCGCTGTTCACCGCGCAGCGCGCCGCGCCGTTGATGCACAAGCGCGGCGGCGGCGCGATCGTCAACGTGAGCAGCATCGGCAGCGGGCGCACTTTGCCCGACTATGTGGTGATCGGCGCATCGAAAGGCGCGTTAGAAGCCGTCACGCGCTACTGCGCCGTCGAGTTCTCGCCGCTGAATATCGTGGTGAACTGCGTTGCGCCGGGCATCATCCACACCGAAGCGCTGCAGTTCTTCAAAGACAGCGACCTGATGCTTAGGCTGGCGCGCGAGCGCACCCCCGCCGGCCGCCTTGTGGAGCCGGAGGACGTCGCCAAGCTGATCGCCTTCCTGTGCAGCCCCGATGCGTTCATGATCCGTGGCCAGGTGATCTGGATTGACGGCGGCTGGAGCATTGACGTCGGCCGCCAGTGGACGAGCTGACGCTGCCGCGCCATGTCAGGCGTGCCGATCGCGTTTGCGCTCATCCTCGTCGCGATCGCGTTGCTGGTCATCGCCCGCCGGCTGCGCCTCCGCAGCGGCCTGCCCACCGGCCGGGTGATCTACAGCGACATCGGCGCTTGGCAGCGCAATGAACGGGCGTTGTTCTCGCCCACCTACGGCATCACCGGCAAGCCCGACTATTTGGTGCGCGCCGGCGATGACATTGTGCCGGTCGAGGTGAAATCGTCGCCTGCACCGGCCCAACCATGGCCTTCGCACGTGTTGCAACTGGCCGCCTACTGCCTGCTGGTCGAGGACGCGCTCGGCGCGCGCGTCACCCAAGGCATCATCCAGTACGCCGACAAGCGATTTATCGTGGACTATACGCCGGCGCTCAAGGCCGAGCTGCTGCGCGTGGTGGGCGAAATGCGCTGCGCCTTGCGTGAAGGCGACGCGCATCGCAGTCACGACGAGCCGAGCCGCTGCGCCCGCTGTGGCGCGCGCACGGCATGCGATGAGCGGTTGTGAACCCCATCGCTGCCGGCAGACGAGCATCAAGGGGGTAAGCGCCTGGCTAGTGGGGGCGTTGGTATCATCCTGCTCTCAGCGAAGTGCTTACAATCACGAAAAGTGATCCTTCGATGATCTGGTGAGGAGCGGACGGCTATGAACACGACGATTTGGATGCGCGCCCTGCGTGGCGTACCGAGACTTGGCCGTGATGAGTGGCGCGCGCTGGACGCAATCGCAAAATGGCTGATCGCCACGCGCTCGGCCGTGCTGATCATGACGTTGATCTCGGCGGCCATCGCCGGCATTTTTGCCGTGCGCGCCGGCAAATTTGACTTCTGGCTGTGGGCGTTGGTGACGGTCGGCTTAATGATGGCGCATGCGACCAATAACCTGCTGAACGATATGACCGACTACGCCAAGGGTGTGGACCAGGGCAACTATTACCGCGCGCAGTACGGCGTGCAGCCGCTGGAGGCCGGCTTCTGGACGATGAAAGATGCCTGGCGCTACGCGATCGTCACCGGCAGCATCGCAGCGCTGTGCGGCCTGGCCTGTGTGCTCATGCGCGGTGGGTTGACGTTGCCGCTGATGCTGGCCGGCGCATTCTTTGTGCTGGCCTACACCTGGCCGCTCAAGTATGTTGGCCTGGGCGAGATCGCCGTGCTGCTGGTGTGGGGGCCATTGATGATCGGCGGCGGCTACTACGTGATAGCGGGTGAATGGGATTGGAACGTCGTGCTGGGCGGACTGCCCTATGCGCTGGGCACGACCATGGTGATCTTCGGCAAGCACATTGACAAGCGCGCGTCGGATAAAGAAAAGCGCATCTTTACGCTGCCGGTGATCCTGGGCGACCGCCTGTCGCGCGCCGTCGCCATCGGCTGCATGGTGCTGCAGTATGTGCTGGTGATCGGGTTGATCATCGCCGGCTTCTTTACCCCCCTCATGCTGGTGGTGTTGTTGGCGCTGCGGGTGTTCGCGCTGACCTTCCGCATGTTCCAGCAGCCCAAGCCAGCGGAGAGGCCGGACTGGTTCCCCGCCGACGCCTGGCCGACCTGGCTGGCGGCTTTCGCCTTCTACCACAACCGGACGTTCGGCCTGCTATTCCTGCTCGGCTTGATCGCCGAAACGGCGCTGCGCGCAGCCGGCATCATCGCCTAATCGGCCTATCGGGTGGGCGAAAGCGCATCGCCCTCGCCCACCCACGCACCGCCTCACATCGAGATCCGCTCGCCGCCGTCCACGACGATCACGGCGCCGTTGATGCGCTCGATCTCCGGGTCGCATAGCGCGCGGATGGTGACGGCGACATCGCGCGGGGTGGTGAGCCGACCGGTGGGGTTGCGGCGCATGGCGATGGCCACGATCTCATCGTTGCCGGGAATCTTGCGCAGCGCCGGCGTGTCGGTCACGCCGGCCATGATGCAGTTCACCATCACGCCGTGTTTGCCCAGCTCCAGGGCGAGCTGGCGGGTGTGGCTCTCCAGCGCGCTCTTGGCCGCGCTCACCGCGCCG is part of the Candidatus Roseilinea sp. genome and harbors:
- the fabL gene encoding enoyl-[acyl-carrier-protein] reductase [NADPH] FabL, with protein sequence MPYDFSNKIALITGSGRGIGKATALHFARLGADIVVNYLRKQSAAEETAREIEALGRRALVIKADVGDPDDLERLFDQIEREWGGIDFLINNAASGYIRPIAEQKVKGWDWTMNINARAALFTAQRAAPLMHKRGGGAIVNVSSIGSGRTLPDYVVIGASKGALEAVTRYCAVEFSPLNIVVNCVAPGIIHTEALQFFKDSDLMLRLARERTPAGRLVEPEDVAKLIAFLCSPDAFMIRGQVIWIDGGWSIDVGRQWTS
- a CDS encoding CRISPR-associated protein Cas4 yields the protein MSGVPIAFALILVAIALLVIARRLRLRSGLPTGRVIYSDIGAWQRNERALFSPTYGITGKPDYLVRAGDDIVPVEVKSSPAPAQPWPSHVLQLAAYCLLVEDALGARVTQGIIQYADKRFIVDYTPALKAELLRVVGEMRCALREGDAHRSHDEPSRCARCGARTACDERL